From Columba livia isolate bColLiv1 breed racing homer chromosome 7, bColLiv1.pat.W.v2, whole genome shotgun sequence, one genomic window encodes:
- the LOC110363615 gene encoding transcription factor 15-like translates to MKGGGGAAEQARAAGGGRRRRARGGGGRRAAANARERDRTHSVNTAFGALRRLIPTRPADRRLSKVETLRLASSYISHLANVLLLQRRQAEGTATAQPCPQPCSESCSDPCPQPPASSAATPRPICTFCLSEQRKRHREGEKPLSGPALSGH, encoded by the exons atgaagggcggcgggggggcggcggaGCAGGCGCGGGcagcgggcggcgggcggcggcggcgggcgcggggaggcggcgggcggcgggcggcggccaACGCGCGGGAGCGGGACCGCACGCACAGCGTTAACACGGCCTTCGGCGCCCTCCGCCGGCTCATCCCCACCCGGCCCGCCGACCGCCGGCTCTCCAAGGTGGAGACGCTGCGCCTGGCGTCCAGCTACATCTCGCACCTGGCCaacgtgctgctgctgcagcggcGCCAGGCCGAGGGCACGGCCACCGCACAGCCCTGCCCGCAGCCCTGCTCGGAATCCTGCTCGGAcccctgcccgcagcccccAGCATCCAGTGCCGCCACGCCGAGGCCCATCTGCACCTTCTGCCTCAGCGAGCAGCGGAAGCGG CACCGAGAAGGAGAGAAACCGCTGTCTGGTCCAGCTTTAAGTGGACACTAA